The genomic segment ATTTTTAGACCTTGAAAAAAACCCTAGAAGGACGTAATTAGTGATAGGAGTAATAGAAGAGACCCTTGCTTTGCctgtaatggagatgagatatCTCTCTCTGCCTCTAATTTCGCAGCTTCAAATTTTGGATATATTGTACcagtttataaaaattaagacgatatattttttttattatttttttaagatatttttttggatgtGTTTTATTagatgttaatttaataattatgttttaagtatgtttttatttattttattttttctgcatGTAGATCTATGAAAGGAAGGTTCAAATGGTCTGGAGAAAGGGTGGCCAGTTATTTTTCTTCAgggaattatttaattaataattctaGCTCTTTGAAATTAGCATCATACATTGCTGTATTTTTACTAGGACGCCATTCATGGACCTTCGCTAGCTTTTTGCTTTTGATCACTGTCTAGCCCATAGAGTGTTCATGGTTCAGGATTCAAATCATtgctatttttaaaacttatctaaaaaaacatttactatttaattaatattttattttatacacatttgtttttttattccgttaaataaaaaaattctgaaaatataaagttattaaGCTTATTACCTGGATAAAAGGTTTCACAAGTTAACTTgatatgattgaaaattaaatattattttttattttaatttaaattttattaagagTTCATGATAAATATCTCAAGTTTGGtgggttaacttgagttaattgagagttataattcaatatttgtttcatGTTATTTTCTATGGGGTAAtcatgatctaaaaaaatattctgatattgaactaatatttaattttataaacatttatttttgttatcgtataattaaataaaaaatactttaaaaatttattgaactcAATAAAGTCTATAACAGGGTTGCAGACCCACGACTCAGGTAAAGCAGGTTAAGCCATAAAACTCaagtcgatctaatatgttgttgtcttaatattttttttttaatataatatcttgattttttaagttaaatcatattatttatttactagtGTCGAATGTTTTTTGACATGTTTAGGTAATCAGATCTTGTCGAGATGTacgatttaatttgaaatccaaGTAATTTAAAGTATCGggtcaaaaaattttaaagttaatagaataggttgaatttaataaaattataaaaaaaaatctataatttaaatatcttttttatattttaaaaaaaattaatccaattcGTATTCTCGTAACACTAGTGAGATTTTTCTTTGAGGCAACTTGTTATCGGACTTGAACTTGAAGAAGCAAACTCATTCACTAAACACCTCAATGGTTGCAACGAGGGGAGTGGGGCGAGTGTGAGGTCATGTCAATTTGAGCATAGTGGTCTACAATGCTGGTAAGGTCCCGCAGCAGCAGCATCAGCATCAGCATCAGCATTAAATTGATGAGTTTTTTCTTTACGGTGagtggttataattattttttaaaatatttgtagcCCTTCAAGTCATTAATACTCTGTCAGGACTTCAAAACAAGATATTGACGTACCATATCATTAAAATTTTCAGCTATTTCatttgaaacataaaacaaacgATATCTCTTTCcatctttgatttttaaaattcaaattttaaaatacgatgtaaaatatatatttttagagttttttgaaattaaaaaaaaaacttatttttatatataaactagaTAACCATGAcagttgaattatatatatatatatatatatatatatatatatatatatatatatatatataaaagcattgCAAATGTCCTATAATGGTGACAGATTAACTGCTGAGCTCATTATTCAATGAACATGAAGGCACTGCATGTGGCATCGGCAAATTAGGCAATGACTGTGAATTCTTAAAATGCGAATAAACCAAAACCACGTAGCTCCAACGTGATGCACAGGCGTGCAACTTGGAGATGTTTGGTATTGATGctgaaattatttgttttataaaaaaatatttttttaatttttattaatattttttatttttaaaaatttttataccATACTGTTTTCCATGCTTAATTGCTTGATTTTTGCAAGGCGTATTGGTTATCCTAAACCTATTGACTAGCTgtggaatttgtttttcaaaaaaataaaataaaataaaaaaaggtaagaTGTAGATATTATATAAGAACtgctttaatttgatatattaatattaaaaataaatgttaaaaaataaaaaatattattttaatatatttttaaataaaaaatattttaaaaaaattagcatgttCACTCACGGACACTTTCTAAATAGCTGAGAGTCATAGTCACATTACATGCATATCTTGATTAACCATCAGTTAATTTTTAGCCGATCACATTGTTAGTTGGGATCCACTCTAATAACATGAAATGAATATGtgtacacatatttttttatgaagattttAGTAGGTTTCCCTTTAATTTGAACATTTTCCAACATTTCATACATCAACCCCTCTAACAATTTGCCATATCAACAATAATTCTCCATAATTTAGCCTCCAACTTATCATttagttcattatttttttcattagttcaCTTCACATCCTATTACATAATCATTCCATCACATTTCCATACATCATTCACTTGTAATATAAACATAGGACACGCACATATGTTACAAAAGAAGTTAAAATACataatgctaaaaataaatttatagaatttaatacataacaaaatgaaattattaaatctgaGAAGGAGAGTCTTCccctttttataaattatatagtttacataaaaatatatatctaaaaatactattcaATAATACCAACTAAATCAATAATATCATGTTGTATGTGATGGATATGCacgaatataatattataagagATTTTAGCTACCCATAagacatatatacatatttccTAGAATAAAGATTTAAACATGTCTATCATGACATTTATCATTACTTTCCATCGCAAACTATTCtatttaaataacaatttaGAATTTCACATAACAATGCCAGTACTTATTTTGTAAGTCACTCCTCGCATGACtaaccttaaaataaaatatttacattacttttcaatcaaatgaaCAACTATAATACTAAGAAATCAACAATTCTTTAGTTACTACTCCCAACCAACTAAACCCATGGTCCCGACACACAAAAGTCGACTATATAATCAATAATCCTTTATTATTATCCTCAGCTAACTAAGTCTATAATTGACATCACAAGAGCTGATTATGTAGTCAACAATCATTTAGTTGTTATCCTCGACTAACTAAGTCCATCGTTCTCGTCACAAAAGTTAACTATGTAATCAACAATCCTTTAGTTGTCATCCCTAGCTAACTAAGTCCATGGTCCCCAACATCAGGACCGACTATGTAATCAACAATCTCTTAGTTGTCATCTCCGACTAACTAAGTCTACATGCATAtcttttttatacttaattCATATAACTCTTCCAAAATTTAATTCCATATATTTCTATTTCAACCTAACATCTTTCCATTTCACATATATAACTTCATTATTCTCATTCCAACCACATTTATCAACATAAtacaacaacataaaaatattaattaatgatatactaatatcaataTTAGTACATCATTAATTTCCAtcacataaattaatattcatactATCACAATTTCATCATTGCTATTATATCATTATAATTATCATCCTTGACTTTAACATATTGAAATCTCAACAATTGTCCTCTAACTATTTATTTAAcactattatattttattttccatttcatTATTCATCCATTATGTTATATATGCatttatattcatataattcCTTTACACTATTTTGATTCCCAAGTTTTTTCCATACTAATAAAGAATCAccagaattttaattaaatcataccATGATAgatcatataatttatataatctcACTTAAACCCTTAATTATTTATAGTTTGATCATAACAACTAATTCAACCATTTAAGTCAATATCTTTCCAATTTGTGTACATAATTTCCTGTTATTTCCAACTTTAAGTTATATTCCATTTACTAAATTTtactttcatataaaatatttaaaccattTAAATCAAGTTTTCATTAACTTATATACCAACTATTCGATGAATATGAAAcaatactaaaatattttcagtttttttaatacatactCAAACATgatattataacaaaataataatacataCCCACATCTAATTCCCTAACATTCACACATACCCCTTCCAATATATATTGCATCATAACAATATGTATTCAacgataaaattatataatctattaattttaaaacttttcaatttatttcgcTATATATAATATCACAAAGTATTTAATTTAAGATCTATATCCTTGCTAAGCCCATATTCATATATACAACACATGTATATCATCacaaaactctttttttaaaacataattattcatGCCAGTGTATGTAGTAAcataaaatccaacaattatcaaatcaattatGTTATTTCTCGAAAATCTCTATATGGCTAGCCCTAAAGAGCCACACTGAACATCAATTACTCAAcacttatttttatcaatttaaaactaattacatatttttcttaGCATTCATCGTAAATCTTGGGTGATAAATTTAGGGACTTCTCTCCCCCACACACACCAAAACTCAATCAAGAAGAATTAAGTGGTGTAAGGTACTTTACTAAGCAAATTTGAAACCAATTTTGTCACTTCCTTTGCAAAGCTctcattttgatcttttttttttgtcaaaattgtgttatttctctcattaatgtataattttctctctcttaaacCTTTTCAAATCTTATGTTAAAGTGTTTATCCCTCACTTATCACCCTTACAATACCCTTAATACCCTAACTTTAGAGAAGATTTATGTAGAATTGCAAGAAAATGAGAGGACGAGAGCTTAATTTCTTCTCCAATGGCCATTGACCTTAATTTAGAGGGGGTGCTGAAaagttttatgtttatttatagtttttccaTTAGACAAAGTTTTCCTGagtattttgaataatttccCGGCTATTGGTACAAATTATACTGTaaattcactaaaaaaatttattttccacaATTGTCTTTCAATAAAATTTCTCCcttaatcttttatatatttattttattttattattttttccatcaaGATTTGCCACTATTTGATAaacttcatatatattttaatgtctGTAATCATTTTGTCCAATTAAtacttattttaattcattgtaATGTTTTcaacaaattcataaaattttagtCCAAGGgtttacatatataattataattataaataaaactaagtTAATATAAGGTTTTTGCTATGTCAAAAAATCCGTTTGATGTTAAATTGATGCTcgatttaacaaaataaaattagttttattgatttataaaattaaaactttgaaaatcaaattttaaattgaaataaaaaaattcaacctcttttttttcactatacAAGAAGCATGTTTTCAAGTGTTTTggttcttaaagtttttttttatcataaaactaaattaaaaaaaatattattaaacttagtgaAGTATATAATCTAGatcacaagtttttttaaaaaaaacaattatcattatcTCAAGAATCAAGTCTTTAGTCTAAAAAGTTAATCAAGATTGACCCAAAACGATTCAATTCGCCTCtgtgttaatttcttttttaaaatctatgtttttagattttttttttgtcatctagtttttttcattaaaaaaaattagtttgatcTATAATATAGCACAGGAAAGTACCTATTATCATACTATGCTTCTGGtagtatcttatattttttttattttgtaatttaaagaCTGGTTATTCCTGATAGGATAACCATTTGAGCTTTATCAAAGgaatagattaatttatttattttttactgatttttatttttatttttaatgacatATGCTATTTCTTGAAACTTTATTAATTGtgcttgattgaaaaaaaaaactcgcaaGACGATTAAAAAATGGTAGGtgaataaacttaatttttgacatgttttaaactacaaatattataaaaatctcaataattCTATTTTCAACCCAAACACTCtcaaatcaatctaaaataaaaaataaatcaaataaaaaaacttttcggGTTTCGATTAACTTTTCTTCAGTATAGTTAaagttcaaaatatatcaaatttccTTCTTTAAAATGACGAGgccaaaattgattatttttttatggccaAAATATAGTGCACTCAAAGCTTTCTCTCTCGcttctttttcaagaaataacAAGGTACTAACCATTAAGATGCTGTTTGGAATTGCgtttcaaacaatatttttaaaaaattttattttatttttaattttttaattattttgatatgttgatgtcaaaaataatttttttaaaattaaaaaatattattttaatggatgTCCGAGCAAAAAcgtatttaaaaagtaaatactACTACAATCTCAAGTATCCTCTAAGACAACAACCGACAACAATAAAAGAGTTAGAAGCTAATAAAGACACAATCTCTACTTAGTAATTCTAGAACTAATAAGGAAAATGtcactgataaaaatatattatgcaaCATGACAAATGTATTACAAGCATGGGATGAAATCtccaaaacaattattaaaagaaattttataataaataagagCCTTCAAAAATATGCCACATAAAATTTTTGCATTTCACTTCTATAAAGAATATCTTCATCAATAAccttcctcacatggtttttgtGATTCTACAAAACCTATACAATCTTAGTGGGCCTTTTAATCCAGTAAGATCTAGGAGGCTTTAAAAGATATTCACCATAAGGGGTTTTAGTCTTGGTTGTCAAAGACTCCAGACCTTACCATGAACTAGTCTCCAGGCATAGAGgctaaatattgaagtttgaacaaaaaaccttgaatttttaaggtttttaagCTTCTAGATCTTTAAGGTTCAACAATTGCAAATTCAAACTGTTTTGGTTAAATCGAGTCATAAAACCTATTTtctaatgaaataataatattgaacaATAACTAAACTCACTAATAACAAATTATGATGGATTTATGTTCAGTTTAGATTGTAAAGAGATAGATCATAAATCAAAGAAAGCAATGTTTAAGTTgtcacttgtttttttcttaatatatataatatagggTCATTTTGGTCATTTcaattcatttgaaaatatttgttgATCAAGAATattctttatgatttttaaaacaacagaggtaaaatataaaattgaataacTTACAAGACAATCATTAGATTATTTTCTCTAATAATAACTAATTGACAATCAATTGTATAGCATTTTATGACATTTGAGCTCAAATAATACAAAATGGTCATGAACTAATGTAATTAGTATGATAAATTTGGGTTTAATATTTAAAGCTTGTTTGTTATTgagataatgattattttttaaagtgcttttcacttgaaaatatattaaaataatatttttttaaaaaaatatttttgacatcagtatattaaaataatttgaaaacaaaaaaaataaaataaaatttgaagcaaagaaaaaagaaatttttttaaagttttttttaaaatatttttaaaatacaaaaataaacaagtacttttcaaaaattacgaataataaaaaattattagatttaattgatatttatatttacgTGTTTGATGAGCATGTCAAAATCATGCTCCTAtaccttaaaatttaaaattaaaaaaatcaaccactTATATCCGAATCACTATAATAATACTAAGCAACCTAATATAAGTTACATGgacaaatattaataaatgtttcaataagataaaaattaaaagcaatcataattgttttttaaaatattttttattcaaaaatatatcaaaataatatatattttatttttaaaatttatttttaatatagcacattaaaataaaaaaaaatattttaataaaaaaaatctaaattttagcaAATCTCTATTTGAGCAGTATTCCTAAACGAGAGCTAAATTGTAAGCTTCTAAGCAAAATGTACCAAGCTTCCATAGCATTAAAAATCTAGGGATCAAAGAATAATTTACTCGAAAGTTTTCCAACTTCTACTTCTCGATTTCACATAAAATGCACTGCAGTTACTACGTCGTTTCCAGTCTTTaaaatctcctcctcctccttgctCTGTCGCTCGCTCACACACACCACAAAACAGagaaaccctaaccctaacccccAAATTCTTCTCTTTTCAAACCCTAATTATCCAATCATGGCTTCCAATAGGGACGGAGATCCTTCTCTCGGCTACCTAACCCGAAAAGACACTGAGGTAAAGCTTCCCCGCCCGACCCGAGTGAAGAACAAAACCCCCGCCCCGATCCAGATCACAGCGGAGCAAATCCTCCGCGAAGCACGAGAACGACAAGAAGCTGAAATTCGACCGCCCAAACAGAAAATCACAGACTCGACTGAACTGGCCGACTACCGTCTCCGCAAGAGGAAAGAATTCGAGGATTTAATTAGACGAGTGAGGTGGAACATCAGTGTTTGGATCAAGTACGCGCAGTGGGAAGAGTCGCAGAAGGATTTCAATCGCGCGCGTTCAGTTTGGGAGCGTGCACTCGAGGTGGATTACCGGAATCATACTCTATGGCTAAAATACGCGGAGGTGgagatgaaaaacaagtttataAATCATGCCAGAAATGTGTGGGACCGGGCGGTCACTCTTCTCCCCAGGATTGATCAGCTCTGGTATAAGTATATTCATATGGAGGAGATGTTGGGGAATGTTGCTGGAGCTAGGCAGATTTTCGAGAGATGGATGGGGTGGATGCCGGACCAGCAAGGTTGGCTTTCCTATATAAAGTTTGAATTGAGGTACAATGAGGTGGAACGTGCACGGGGGATTTTTGAGAGGTTTGTTCAGTGTCATCCCAAGGTGAGTGCGTGGATTAGGTATGCCAAGTTTGAGATGAAGAATGGGGAGGTTGCGAGGTCAAGGAATGTATATGAAAGGGCGGTTGAGAAGTTGGCTGATGACGAGGAGGCAGAGATGTTGTTTGTTGCGTTTGCAGAGTTTGAAGAGAGGTGCAAAGAAACGGAGAGGGCGAGGTGCATTTATAAATTTGCATTGGATCATATACCGAAAGGGAGGGCAGAGGATTTGTATAGGAAGTTTGTCGCATTTGAGAAACAGTATGGTGATAAAGAAGGGATTGAGGATGCGATTGTGGGGAAGAGGAGGTTTCAGTATGAAGATGAAGTGAGGAAGAATCCTTTGAATTATGATGCGTGGTTTGATTATATTAGGTTGGAGGAGAGTGTGGGGAATAAGGAGAGGATTAGAGAGGTGTATGAACGTGCAATTGCTAATGTCCCTCCTGCCCAAGAGAAGAGATACTGGCAGAGATATATTTATCTGTGGTAAGTTTTGGAGCTGgaatttatattgaaatgtGGTATTTTGTTCTTTATGATGGCTGGTTTATTTGGTTAATTGTTAATGATGTCTTGATTTTGCATGGTTTAGGATAAATTATGCCCTTTATGAAGAGCTCGATGCAGAAGATATAGAACGAACACGTGAGGTATATAGGTATGCTTGCTTTTGCTAATGTGATTATTCTGATTATattggtttctgtttttttttgttccttctGTTGATGGTGGTGGTACAATGCTCTTGATTTCCCTTTACTAAACAAGGAACAGGTGGATATGTTATTGTCTTATCTGTCAAATGAGTTGCTAACACAGGACAGGTCTGATAGGAATCTATGTAGTTTTCAAGTGCTTTGTCTATTGATAGGATCATTATGatatcattgaattttttattttttttggggggcAACATATATTGCATGCATTTTCTAACTCTCTATGAGACCTTTACACAGCTCAACTGTCTTAATGGCACACGCCAACTATATGCGGCAGCATAAGTAAAGCGGATTATTTTCTTGTCTCTAATTTGGCGTACAAGTGGTCACTCCATACTTTCCCACATGCATTTTGCAcacttatttttatcattctctGTCTTATGATTACAAAATTTGCATTGTATTGTCAATAATTGAAaagatacaagaaaaaatagttataatcaTAGGTTCATAACTATAAGACAAAGGGATTGGTGCATTTTTACGTACATCTAACTGACTTTGATGAGTTTTCTAATTCactttaaatgttttcaggGAATGCTTGAATCTGATCCCACATGAGATATTTTCATTTGCAAAAATTTGGCTTTTAGCAGCCCAATTTGAGATCCGACAATTGAATCTGAAGGGAGCTCGACAAGTTTTAGGTAACGCTATTGGAAAAGCTCCCAAGGATAAGGTAAAACCTAGGCTGATAATAGAGCTTGATGAGTTTTATTGCACTATGTTGATATGTTCTGACACTTTTACATGATGACAAACagatatttaagaaatatattgagATTGAGCTGCAGCTTGGAAATATCGATCGTTGCCGAAAACTCTATGAGAAATATTTAGAGTGGTCGCCCGAGAATTGCTATGCTTGGAGCAAATATGCTGAGCTGGAGAGATCCTTGAGTGAAACTGAACGGGCCCGATCTATTTTTGAGCTTGCTATAGCACAGCCAGCCTTGGATATGCCAGAGTTGTTGTGGAAGGTAATTTATCTGTTGTCACcattttagttaaggagttcaTATTTGTAATTCATGTCCTTTGTTGACTGTCAAACCCGAATTCTTCATTATGTGTTCTGAAAGTGTATTGTAGAGCGAATAATCATAAATCTACAGTGCAGAAGTGGTTATGCTTCCTTGATCCTTCATGTTCAAAATTTAGAAACAATAGATGAATGCTTAGTGATGAAAAAAACAGCACAAGAtggatatttgtatttttaaggtGTCTTTGTTCATGTAATggtaagttttaatatttatttgatggCTTGTTTGAATCTAGTCCTCTCTGTATGTTTTGAAGACATTTTTGTCAAACAACTTAAGCTTCCCACACTTGATATATGCTTTCCCCATCTTTTATTTCTCACACATTAAACTTAACTGTAGCAAAGcacatttttctttcaatcatatCTGtgctttgttttctctttcAGACATTTACGTACTGCTTTAACTTCTTTGAAGTCATTGCTAGTTCACCACATAAAAAGCTGTGCTGTTTGTAGAGAGCAGGGGTTTTGTTATTAGCCCAGGAACTTAGCTTAGGTGCAAAACAATATACCCTTTACCAATGATAAGAATTAACACTTGGTACAGTTCCTGGCTCCACTGATCCTTCTCTGTCTCCTCATTTAAGCACTGCTTTAACTGCTTTGAGTTGCTTTTGGCTGGTTTATCTCAAGTTCAATGCCATTCCTTTTACCAATCAATCTACGTGATTCCCTTTTGAATCCATTGTTGCCTTTGTTATGCTGTTATTCACCATCTTTTCTCATTACAGTGTGCCAGTGAGGTTTCCTCTTATTTTAAGTATATAGTTTAATGGAGGAAATGTGAAAGTTTGTttataaaacattgtttttggAAACTGTGTAAAGTAGGAGCATTGTTGTTGTCAACCTAGAACTCCGAGCTGTCTGATTTGATTACTTTTCTTGTTTAGAGAAAGTATTATCGTTGATTGATTAAAGAGTTGGAGGATATCATAAGTACTGATGATGGTGTGTTTTTCCTCTGACTGCAGGCATACATTGATTTTGAAATCTCTGAGGGCGAATATGATAGAACTCGGGAACTTTACAAGAGACTTTTGGATCGCACAAAGCATCTAAAAGTTTGGATCAGCTGTGCTAAATTCGAGGCATCTGCCATGGAAGAACAGAAGCTGTGTGTTCAAAATGCAAGAAGTAAGGCATCCGGACCTCTTTAATCAGGTCTTATATATCTAATTAGTTAAGTTCTTAccctttgtatttttctttaggGGTTTTTGAGAAAGCATTAAACTACTTCAGAATGTCCGCGCCTGAACTGAAAGAAGAAAGAGCTATGCTCTTAGATGAATGGTTGGACATGGAGAAAAGTTTTGGGCAGCTAGGTGATGTTAGCCTTGTTGAGCCTAAACTGCCTAAGAAACTGAAAAAGAGAAAGCAGATTGCTTCTGAAGATGGCCTGGCTGGGTATGTAAATCAACTTGTGCTTTTATCTTCTGtcattgttctttcttttttaattaccaCAATGATGCCAAAGGCAGCAGTGTTTTAATTCGTGATTTATGTATGGTTTGTGAATGTATTGGAGGTGGTGGTTCAGATACAAGTTAGGAGCCTTACATTGTGGTTAAAGGTGTCTTTGTAAAATTGTTTTAGGCTGTTGATTCTTTTTCAGGTgctttttgaagtttttgtttGTTGATGCCAAAAGAATTTAAACAACAAACCCCAAAAGCCATCATTTTGATGCTCT from the Populus nigra chromosome 1, ddPopNigr1.1, whole genome shotgun sequence genome contains:
- the LOC133678654 gene encoding uncharacterized protein LOC133678654, which encodes MASNRDGDPSLGYLTRKDTEVKLPRPTRVKNKTPAPIQITAEQILREARERQEAEIRPPKQKITDSTELADYRLRKRKEFEDLIRRVRWNISVWIKYAQWEESQKDFNRARSVWERALEVDYRNHTLWLKYAEVEMKNKFINHARNVWDRAVTLLPRIDQLWYKYIHMEEMLGNVAGARQIFERWMGWMPDQQGWLSYIKFELRYNEVERARGIFERFVQCHPKVSAWIRYAKFEMKNGEVARSRNVYERAVEKLADDEEAEMLFVAFAEFEERCKETERARCIYKFALDHIPKGRAEDLYRKFVAFEKQYGDKEGIEDAIVGKRRFQYEDEVRKNPLNYDAWFDYIRLEESVGNKERIREVYERAIANVPPAQEKRYWQRYIYLWINYALYEELDAEDIERTREVYRECLNLIPHEIFSFAKIWLLAAQFEIRQLNLKGARQVLGNAIGKAPKDKIFKKYIEIELQLGNIDRCRKLYEKYLEWSPENCYAWSKYAELERSLSETERARSIFELAIAQPALDMPELLWKAYIDFEISEGEYDRTRELYKRLLDRTKHLKVWISCAKFEASAMEEQKLCVQNARRVFEKALNYFRMSAPELKEERAMLLDEWLDMEKSFGQLGDVSLVEPKLPKKLKKRKQIASEDGLAGYEEYIDYVFPEEAHAHNLKILEKAREWKRQKLASGAED